The following nucleotide sequence is from Pirellulales bacterium.
CCGGACGATGATCGAATATCGCGGGCCGCAATTCGTGCAATTGATATAAGGATATTCGAACCGCCGGTCGGCCGGATCAGCGAGTTCTTTCGAGCAATCCGCGCAGATCGCCAAATCGGGGCTGATTCGTACCGTCGGCGCGTGTACGGCATGGCTGTGGCGAATTTGAAAATCGGAAAGGCCCAACGGCGCCGTCGCGCGAACCTCGAACTGAGATACTCGAGCGGCAGGCGGCGGATGGCTCCTCATGTGATCGACGAAGGCGGCCAAATTCGCGGCAGATCCGGCGGGAATCTCGGCATGGATTTCAACGCCCGCTTCGCCGTTGAGCACCCAACCGGCGACACGGTGTGCCGTTGCGGCTCGGGCAACAGACGGGCGAAATCCGACGCCTTGCACGACGCCGCGAATCGAAATCCGCACCGCCGCAGCTTCGCCGTTCGCCGAGTTGTCGTCCATTTGCAGTGGCGGCTCTCTTGGAGACATTGTGGAATTCGCCCGCGCCCATTGTAGCAGGCACGCTCCGTGTGCCGTCCGCCACTTCTACCGGCCAGCGACTGCAACCGGTTTTTCAACGCCCATCGAGATCAAACGCGTGTCGTCGCGCCGACGGCACAGGGAGCGTGCCTGCTACGTTGGTTGCATGGTCGCAGCACTCTGCCGTTCCGTGCCTGGGCGTAAAACGTCAATCGCCCTTAAGCCGGCCGAGCGCGAGCCGCAGGGTGTGATACATCGCCGCCTGCACCTCTTGCAGCCGGGGAATATAGTCCGATGGGACAGTGAACGCATGATCGGCCAGATGGTCGCGAAGAATATCGCCGCCCTGCGAGCCGAGCAGCGCGAGCGTCAGCATGCCGCGCTTTCTTGCCTCGACCAATGCGGCGATCACATTCTTTGATTTCCCGCTGGTCGAAATTCCGAAAGCGATGTCTTGCGGCCGGCCACCGGCGATCATCTGCCGCATGAAAACCAGTTCCACGCCGACGTCGTTGGCGATCGCGCTGATATTCGCCGGCTCCATCGACAGCGACACGGCCGGTAGCGGCGCGATGCCTGCCGGCGGGACAACGCAGTCGAGCACGAAATCGTTTGCATCGGTTGCCGAGCCGCCGTTGCCGAAGGCCAGAATCGTACCGCCGCGAATCAATCGCTCATGAATCGCGAGCGCGGCCGCGGCGAGTGGTTCCGATTGTTCTGCAGCCACTAGGCTTCGCAGCCGTTCATCGTCAGCCGCTTTATGTTGTATGGAAAGGGCCACTTCGCTCAGCGTATCAGCCGGCGGCTTTTCTC
It contains:
- a CDS encoding SIS domain-containing protein; its protein translation is MVSHADLVQFIRAQLLARNLVSAEYIPRHCDALAAVCKEMAERFLRGGRLLAFGVGPYLTDAQHVSVEFVHPVIVGKRALAALDLSAAPEEWLAAILRPDDIVMGFGPPEGNARVHGWLDVCRRRGALVCEWPGRLGAHDLPAASSDPFIHQELTELMYHTLWETVHVFLEQQTIGHDVGASAFLYPFLGEGEKPPADTLSEVALSIQHKAADDERLRSLVAAEQSEPLAAAALAIHERLIRGGTILAFGNGGSATDANDFVLDCVVPPAGIAPLPAVSLSMEPANISAIANDVGVELVFMRQMIAGGRPQDIAFGISTSGKSKNVIAALVEARKRGMLTLALLGSQGGDILRDHLADHAFTVPSDYIPRLQEVQAAMYHTLRLALGRLKGD